The following coding sequences are from one Methanohalophilus halophilus window:
- a CDS encoding DUF2070 family protein: protein MADNIDVFKKVIFSIPPMKTVIAAVIVSGCLYGILVNFFLSSVSPLELSVRYIVETILMVFVIPTLIAGEIYHLSFEEYPRKWSYFIALFSECILFIYGMILSAAEPTGIASSWNIFWLAVITVFLISMIVLISTLGYENIKRITIVSLAHPLMIIATYHIFLGREQDITYVTYVEKLGVFFLAGITILLAFLLAEYLISTNVNVSAIKLFSGMMHKKQEILDLGYFVKPDVQTLLLKNESGESTIAIPWIHPGPLEGFGGGRASTDIINHLNNNSEGFFLHVPSTHKSDPANPGDINKIIGAFEEPETTGYASKMLKKDYGKLVFFGRKWGDQKIVYMEAEEYGDYEIPVFTEILDLNKVVIIDLHNHERNKEPKEQLMYGTVEAEHFRNCLKDFLGELEKCELHDYRAGFATEVACTPKFALVEEIDGQRILVFGTEGNGISPEMMDVAREYENDFDDIIMFTTDTHSSIHSMIADRHVDPKSLENIIESARQHVSKASAGFMSKKAEPMKLLKDDYLGLAYSINILARLIPLTLFLLYIALILWIL, encoded by the coding sequence ATGGCTGACAATATCGATGTATTCAAGAAAGTGATATTCAGCATCCCACCGATGAAAACGGTGATTGCCGCTGTAATAGTATCAGGTTGCCTGTATGGAATACTTGTTAATTTTTTCCTATCATCAGTATCCCCGTTGGAATTGAGTGTTCGTTATATTGTAGAGACAATATTGATGGTTTTCGTAATCCCGACACTTATTGCGGGTGAGATTTACCATTTGTCATTTGAGGAGTACCCCCGTAAATGGAGTTATTTCATAGCTCTATTTAGTGAATGCATCCTGTTTATATACGGTATGATCCTGAGTGCCGCCGAGCCAACAGGAATTGCAAGCAGCTGGAACATATTCTGGCTTGCGGTTATTACGGTGTTCCTGATCAGCATGATAGTATTAATATCAACGCTGGGATACGAAAATATCAAAAGAATTACTATAGTAAGCCTGGCACATCCACTTATGATAATTGCCACCTATCACATTTTCCTGGGCCGGGAACAAGATATAACTTATGTGACTTACGTGGAAAAATTAGGCGTTTTCTTCCTGGCAGGTATAACAATCCTGCTGGCTTTTTTACTTGCAGAGTACCTGATAAGTACCAACGTGAATGTTTCAGCTATTAAATTGTTCTCCGGAATGATGCATAAAAAACAGGAGATTCTGGACCTGGGATATTTTGTAAAACCAGATGTACAGACCCTGCTGTTGAAAAATGAAAGCGGAGAATCCACTATTGCAATCCCCTGGATACACCCCGGTCCACTCGAGGGATTTGGAGGAGGCAGGGCATCCACAGACATCATAAACCACCTTAACAATAACAGCGAGGGTTTTTTCCTGCATGTCCCATCCACTCATAAATCAGATCCTGCAAATCCCGGGGACATTAATAAAATAATAGGGGCATTCGAAGAGCCCGAAACAACCGGTTATGCATCAAAAATGCTAAAAAAGGATTACGGGAAACTGGTATTTTTCGGCAGGAAATGGGGAGATCAGAAGATAGTATACATGGAAGCTGAAGAATATGGAGATTACGAGATACCTGTATTTACAGAAATCCTGGATCTCAATAAAGTGGTGATAATAGATCTTCATAACCATGAACGCAATAAGGAACCTAAAGAGCAGCTCATGTATGGCACGGTGGAAGCCGAGCATTTCAGAAATTGCCTGAAGGATTTTCTCGGCGAACTTGAAAAGTGCGAACTCCATGATTACCGGGCAGGTTTTGCCACCGAGGTTGCATGTACACCTAAATTTGCTCTTGTAGAAGAGATAGATGGCCAGAGAATACTTGTCTTTGGCACCGAAGGCAATGGGATATCCCCTGAAATGATGGATGTAGCCCGCGAATATGAAAACGACTTTGATGACATCATAATGTTTACAACCGATACACACAGCAGCATACATAGCATGATTGCGGATAGGCATGTAGATCCTAAAAGCCTGGAAAATATCATTGAAAGTGCCCGGCAACATG